The Cololabis saira isolate AMF1-May2022 chromosome 23, fColSai1.1, whole genome shotgun sequence genomic sequence TTGTGAAGTTAAGTCTTTGAGATTCACACAACGCCGAGATTTTCCACTAAAATAAAGCTGATCCATGATGGCTGAACAGATCTGACTCAAcaatgaaattattatttctttgTGATCTATTCAGATTTGTTACAGTGCAAGGCACAAAAGAGCGCGTGCAGCAGAAATCTCTTGTAGGATCAGAAGTCCACGAGGCAGCAAAACAGGGatgaaagaaacaagaaaaaaatggaCTAATATACAAAGTTTACATCTTGGCTTTTTAATCATATAACTGTGATTATATCAATATTGTATACAAAACTCAAACATCTAGGAGTCGACTGTCTGAAGCCGTTATCAAGATAAATAAAACTGCAGTGGCTTCTGAAAATATTCATCCCTTTTGGCGTTTTTGCTGTTTGGTCTTTATACAACCTGGAAGTAAAATCATTTTTGAAGGGAACTTTCAACAGTTCCAACAAATCCAATATGAAAAGGAAAACCTTAGTGTCCATTTACAGCTGCTAGCCTTGTGAGTCTTAAACATTTTTGCCCCTCACGCCAGACAAACGGACAAGATCAGCTGGTGTTTGGTTGTCTTAAAGTCCGACCACGATTGTCTTTTTCACATGATCCAAATCGTTGCACTTCCTCTGTTTATAAGCTGGAGATAAAAACCAGAAGAGCTCCTGAAGCTGTGTGATCTCCAGCTGTGCAAACAGCTGACTGAGGGTTAAAATAGAAACTACAGGATTTGAATGTTTAACTATCGCCCTGTAAACCAGACCAGGGTCACTTTAGCAGTATTAAGGCTCATCGCGATGCTCAACAAGCTCAGCAGTGGACAATTTCCAGACCCTACCCATGAACACATTACACAGCATGATGCTGCAACCATCGCCCTTCATCACATTATTGTGATGTAACTATTTAATCTCATTTAACCAAACTGCCTTCGTCTACAAGTCTCTGATAGCTTTTATCAAACTATACGTCAAACTCATCTTTGTGGAGTCTGAGGGGACGTATGGGCGTTTCTGTATGGTCAacttatttttcaattcaattcaatttcattatTTATGTAACGTCTATTACTacataagttgtctctaggatctttccagagacccagaacatgacccccaaggaATTattacataacataaacaatggcaggtaaatacTCCCcgagtgggagaaaaaccttaagacaaacagtggcaaggaaccaacaaactacaaggacaatggagaacaatgacgATACTTGTGAGATACTTCTAATGGATAAATGagaaaggaaggagaaggaggggtgatgggcactgCTCACTGCAGCGTAGGTCTATAGTAGCGTATTTATCTCTGATTAAAGTCTTCCTTGGCTCGCCTGAGGGTTTTGTTGATCTGAAGTTTCTTTTGGTGCAGTATCCCATATAAATATACCATAAAATGAGATCATGTGACACTTTAGTAAAGTCCATCTGTCTTTTATTTAGGTAATAACATGAATTCTGAGGGTGACATAACTTATACCTTAAACACAAGACTTTTAAACTCTTTGTTCCtgctttttctttgaaaacGGTACACTattcagtgtttcctctaggaattttttcagcagtgggggcATGCTTCCCGGGGGGGCGGCGGCGGCGTTGACTAGGCCCGGCCCAAAGCAATCGGCGCGTGGAAACTCAACAACAATAACGCCTGGCATGAGTGTCACAATACTTAATTGTGGCTCATGATACTATACCATCCAAATTATAGCAATAGCACTGATTTGACTAGATGTGTTAAGAGCACAGTATTctagtttaacttgaatactctcACATAGAAATTAAGGTCTCACTGCAGTCCCTCTGGTTGAACCAATACAAAACAGGTATCTGAAATACACAACACTGTATGAGTTATGATAAATCACAATGTAAAGAGGGTGTAAATACacagtttaacttgaatactcacatagaaatgaaggttgaatgttaacctaaaaaaacaaaccagcaatgcCATTTTTCTCAATGTTTAGGGATAAGGAGTTTCTTCAACAGGTCACTTTTTTCTGCAACTCTGTCATTGTCAAGGGACATGAGGATCTTTCTCTGTGGTCATAAGCATGAATGCTTCCAGGTGTTCTTGTGACTGTGtgctcccccctcacaaaagaaaaacagagaaacatattttctcatcaacaaatttaattgtctgaaagatggttcaaatgttattacattgaccgaaaaatgttatttttttttacttggaaaattttaaatatgttttgttggtgagaaaatatgtttctctatttttcttatttttgtgagggggatatatattgtttttaggcactaccttgttctctatagctgatataacatgaattactcctatgtgggatcaataaagttcttatttttgccatctgagaaaattaaatatattatatttggtgcctaactgtttccaacaattttttttcatgtggGAAGTCAGGATGACATTCCCATGTGCACCTTTCCAAAAAGACACATGTTTACAGCACCAATAATTTCTGTATTAATTGTGATTTTTGATCgatttctttttatgttttgaagataattttaaaaataaaaccgggttaaactttagccaaaacgaggcgtagtttaatagaaaaacacagaaaaactcccacagggaactcagaacttcttacaaataacttaaaaagcacagagaggaaaaaaaaaacacaagcaaactaacaaacaaagcaaCAAGCTTAGAGTTAagaaaacgaaccagcaatgccGATGAACAACTCGCAGCCGCTCCTTAACTTTTCCTCccgggctgcaggtggtttaaggatgatttatggttccgcgttaaatcgacgcagagcctacggcgtaggttacgcggagacgcgcccgtacgttgcgcgtcgccgcttaacctacggcgtaggtctgcgtcgatttaacgcggaaccataaattaggcttcacagcgcgactcactgtccgccgcgcagctcctcgccccgcctggccgagccctaacactgtggCCGGCCGCCATCCGTCCTGGAGTACTGGCCGTTCTGTGATTCTCTAGATCACACAGATGGCCATTCTGCCCCTAATAAGTCTACCTTTTCTCCGGTAGTTCGCTGCCTTTTTTTCTTACGGCGACTtctcctttatttttttcttacgacgactctgactctgactctgacctGGTGCCTAACGTGATGTCACTTTAGGCCGCGCTCTCGCGAGTAATTAACTCCAATAGGATCCCCCAAACACcccactccctccctcccctcccctccccccaccGTTGCGCTCATCATCACACAGGCTGTGCTGTGAAGGTGGAGAGATGCGGCGATGgtgcatttgcaaaaaaaaaaaaaaaaaaaaattataataaaaaaaatttttcaGGCGTGGCGGCTATGATTTAGCAGTGGCGGACCGCCACTGCTAAATGaatgtagaggaaacactgcTATTACAGTATAAAGTGTGCCTTGATTTTGTACTGTACAAATAGTGTcgataaaaaatgtattaccaGAAATAACTCTTCAAACCAAAGTCTACTGAAATGTGACAACATACACCATGAGTGTGTATGTACaactaattatatatatatattagattgGATAAAGTATTTCTGAACTAATTTGAATACACTCtgattaaatgtttattttccttctttaatCCTGTTTCCGTCActgctgccctctagtggtcagaTGATGAAACCACCACAACAGTCACTGTAAGTATGTTCAACCGTCTAAGTTAGTTCCctctgtctttgtatgttttgtttttatttctaaatgtATGCCTTTTAAAGACGGTTGTAAGCCAATATCTACACCGCGTGGCCAAAAAATGTCTCTCATTAATATTTAATGGTCAATCTTTAGCTTTGATTACAGCAAACATTCACCGTGACATTGTTTTGATGAGCGTATGCTGTGCcacaacatttatttctaatcagATTGGTCTTAACTTTAGACTGCTGGTAAAAATCTTCTCCAGCATAACTCAAATactctcaattcaattcaattttatttatatagcatctattacaacagaagttgtctctatgatctttccagagacccagaacatgaacatgacccCCCGagcaaatattacataaacataacataaacaatggcaggtaaaaactcccctagtgggagaaaaaccttaagacaAACAGAACATAAGACATCCATTTGTGAAATGGATGTCTCATGCTCCATAAATTACAGAACATGAATTGATGTAATAATTATGTAATCCATTATGTTCAGGGAGTCCCCTTATTGGTAGACAATGAACTGAATCCTGATCTGATCAAACAACACAACCCCATCATGATCATGATGCTACCACCGCATGTTTGGACAGTAGACACTGTACCAGGTTTTTTACCCTGAAACATCAGTCACTCTGGAACTGGGTCCAATCTGGACTCGTCAGATGATGAATATTACCCCGTTAGCCTCAGTGACAAGTGGTCTTTTGTTTAGCTCCAACAGTTTGAGTTATCTtcacattgtgtgtgtgtgtgggggagtTCATCTACTTCACCCGTTAAACAATACTATGTGTTAgagttaaaacattttaaacactgaagtagggatgggcggtatggactaaaaaatgtatcacgataatttctggcatttatcccgataacgataaaaatgacgatttaaaaaaaaaaataccaattcaactccatctttgtaactataaatctatctcgctctcagatccgccatgtttgttacacaaaaacgtatcaacgggaatttatctttctttctttctttctttctttctttctttctttctttctttctttctttctttctttctttctttctttctttctttctttctttctttctttctttctttctttctttctttctttctttctttctttctttctttttctttcaggctcatttccttccttccttccttccgtccttattttttcccttctttcctcctgctctctccttccttccttccttccttccttccttccttccttccttccttccttccttccttccttccttcacatacgttctgcgtcaatttaacgcagaactataaatccgactttacacaaaaacgtcatcaacgggaatttattgtttttaccgcgagatgaaaCATTCTTATCGTGggaaatttttttgacggtacattgtgaacggtaaaatattgcccattcctaCACTGAAGTGGCCTTTCAGTCTCGCTCATGTAGGATTTTCACCAGGATGGACGGTTCTTACCTCAGTTTCTACTATCTTATCTATGATCTTATTCACTCCATTCAGAGCAATTATTCATCTTGTCTGAAATACAGGTGCATGTTTTCCATGATCCCAGGATGTGTTTAGGGAATGAGAAGTTTTTCACTGCTTAATCACTTGTCGGCCTCTGAAAGACGCCAAGAAGGCAGTACTTCTCCAGCTGGAGGCTCTTAACTATTTGTACAAGTGCTGATAGTCCAGGCAGAGCTTTTTATTGCTCTGTTACACAGTTCTTGTGTGTCTAATTAGCTGTGTGGCATCCGTCTCGTTTAATAACGCTGCTATTATGGCTGATTATTTTTACGATGTGGGTTTGTTCCTGTTAGGCTCCTGAGTTCCCAGAATTCACCTCCAAAGTGCTGGAGGCCATAAACGCCTTGGGTGGGAGCGTCTTCCCCAAACTCAACTGGAGTGCTCCTCGGGTAAAACACAGCacgcacaaacaaacaaatcaatatGTTTCTAGCGTTGGGCTTCAGTTGAAGGTTGCAGAGAGAGAACTTGATTaagaagcgtgtgtgtgtgtgtgtgtgtgtgtgtgtgttttctcccGCAGGATGCGAATTGGATCGCCCTGAACAGCTCTCTGCAGTGTTTCAGCCTCAGCGACGTATTTCTGCTCTTCAAAAGCTCCGACTTCGTCACTCACGACCTCACACAACCGTAAGCCCGGCCCACTGTCCCACCAGTACACTCACATCCAAACCCAGcgctagtgctgggcggtataccggttcataccgaataccggtgtttatttttcttatgatattaatttttcatataccataataccggtgagtagcgccgctggacactgtttgtgaggggactgtttagcagtagtgatgcaccgattgttcagtaaccaaaattgttcggccgaaaatggcaaaaaaaacactttcggtgttcggtggaataagtggggaaaaaaactgaacaattaataacggcgttgtaggttgtaatataaggaaatagactggccgctcccgtaccggttacgcaccacaaacataaatcgttggccaaccaaaaagtaaccacataagaattttacctaacattcaccaggaggtggaaccaaaacaacataatgctgggaaattaaaaaaattttcagttttttatgttcaataaatattttctaccttgtaattttgtaaaagatttttttctttgaaaagcatgcctaaatcaaatttatttgatttatgcaatggtgaaaaaattggcaaaataaattagaatcgccacctcattgtaaacggcatcattttgtgaggccatgcaaacctgtatttatactagggtgcacattaatatttttcctcctcatgacagtaaaataggccattctaagccaatttactgcagcaattcctttccaaatcattagaaaatgtggttaacacccagttgtgcacgaaaaaaaaaaatgccgtgatataccgtgaaaccgatataattttgaaaaatacatatatatatatatatatatatatatatacatttttggtcataccgcccagcactacccaGCGCCTACACTGCTTTTAGCTGATGATTAGTTTAAAATGcatggatggaaaaaaaaaaaagaagtgtgtGAACTGACTGGAATCAACTGTGAAGGAGAAGCTACTGGGGCAGTTTTAGCAGTACAGTGATTTATAGCTGAGTAAGAactaggagtgtgtgtgtgtgtgcgtgtatgtgccAAGAAAACATTGCTGTGTATTTCTGCATTAAACATAAAACTAGATGAAACGTTGACTCATCTACCTGCTTTTCCTTTGCTGCAGATTCCTGCAGTGCAGCGACCAAGACTCTCCAGATCCACTCATCAATTATGAGGTACTTCCTGCTTCACACAGAAACCTGTACACATTCTGACACGGAAGCAGCTTGTCTGTCTCTTTAAATCTCCACATAGTCTATTTCAGACGTATATTTTGAGTCTAGTTAAATTTTAAAGGGACACTAAGCAGAATGTCTGTAAAATGGATCATCACATCTATCTGGACTAAACTAAGGTTATTTatctaaagcaggggtcggcaacccaaaatgatgaaagagccatattggaccaaaaacacaaaaaagaaatacgtctggagccgcaaaaaatgaaaagtcttgtataaaccttagaatgaaggtagcatactaatgtctttccacatgactctttttgttacgcaaatctatgggccaggcaggagaaaaataaaaataatattttagaggaggaagttttttttttcattatgcacttcgagaaaaagtccaaatgtcgagaaaaaagtcaacatttcgagaaaaaagtcgaaatgtcaagattattgttgaaatacaatcttgagaaaaaagtcaaaatttcaagaaaaaagtggaaatgttgagaaaaaagtcgaaatgtcgagaaaaaagtcaaaatttcgagaaaaaagtcgaaatgtccaaattattgttgaagtacaatctggagaaaaaagtcgaaatgtcgaggaaaaaagtccagatttagagaaaaaagtcggaatgtcgagaaaaaagtcgaaatgttgagattaaaaaggaaagggaaaaaaggaaaaaaaaagaagaaaaaagaaaaaaagaaggaaaaaaagaaaaaaaaggtcaaacatttttaaaaaagccactagggcggcgctagagagccgcatgcggctctagagccgcgggttgccgatccctgatCTAAAGCAAGAGTTTCAAGCCTGTAAATAAACTGGGATCTTATCTGGACAATATCAGGGGAAGTGTGTAAGGTTtaccaaacaaaaaaatggtTGCTGTTTATCTCAGTCTAGATGTCTGCAGTGAAGTGATGTTGAAGTTCTGACTCTTTACTTCCAAACTACTTTGAATGTAGCCATCCGCTGCAGTGAGGTGGACGAAAGCCACGTTTAAAAGCGCTAACTGCTTCGTGTGCCTGATGAATGCCACCAGGGCTGCCAAACTCACTATGAAAATGACACTTCACAAACTGGCGCTCAGGATTGTAACTGGGAATGTCGTCTTCTGTCCTCAGCTGGTCTTGAGGAAGTGGAGCGAGCTGATCCCCGGTGGGGAGTTTCGTTGTTTCGTCAAAGAGAACAAGCTCATCGGTGAGAACTTTCCGCTCTTTATCAGCAGGTTCTGAGCAGGCTTTGACCACATCCGCTCCTCACGGGTTCCATCTTGAAATGCAGCCGTTCTGTGTCCATGTGAGCGCTTCACCGCTGGTCCAATCTCctttggcccttttgcactagtaccacctcagctcggttctacccgttttgcgcttttgcattagggctgagacgagtagagccgctccaagccgatacatttttctgtaaccattcgagCGAGGATCtatgcgggctgagcagggactatttctgacgtcatcaccctcctcgccattgattggtcggggggcggggccgtcaaacgtttgaatcaggaagcgggagtcagcgcaagGCAACTCGCGgctcgctgcgattttattatacagcacaaacgtctgtttggtgatccaactctgaggtgcagatgttcataaacctggtgactgtcgagaaaattaaaaaagcgatgtagacgggctgtttttttctcagccgctcgcggctccagctgatttctcatctgcgccgacacaaacaaaggtgctgcgcaatcgagtacgtcacagcagcttcaccccaacctacccacttctcacctggctgtggaaaaacacacgggtggagccgcgtcgAGCCGTGCCGCGCCGCGCCGGGCTGAagcgagactagtggaaaagtgccaaaactGACCCCTCGTGTGTGAGGGAACAGTCTGTAGGGAACGTTTTTCATGGCAACTGGCTCCTATAAAGACTGTCCTCCTGTGAATGCTGGGAGACTTGGGCTGCCTAACAAAGCCAGCAGGAGTTGCTGCTCCGTCTCTACGTTGTTAGTCCGTTTACAGCAGTTGGTAATCCACCGTAAAAGCAGCTGCGCTATGGCAGCTCTGGGAAGCTGCTGTCACAGCCTCCGCTGGAGAGGTCTATTTACAGGAGGTAGAAATATACAGGTGGTTTTTTGTTGCCTACTGCAGATTATTTAGTTGTTTGCatgctacatactacatactgcatgctacctactgcatactacatactgcatactggaTACTACATAATACATACtaaatactgtatattacatACTGCATATTGTAtattacatactgcatactggaTACTACATAATACATACTAAATACTGTATCTTACATACTGCCTATTACATAGTGCATACTGTATACCACATACAACATACCgtatattgcatactacatacggCAAACTGCATACTggatactacatactacatactaaatactgtatattacatattgcatactacatactgcttACTGgataatacataatacatactgaatactgtatattacatacatgactgtctcagaaaattagaatattgtgattttctgtaatgcaattaaaaaaaactaaaatgtcatacaatattgcaagccttttattattttaatatttctgatcatggcttacagcttaagaaaactcaaatatcctatctcaaaaattagaatattctgggaatgttaatcttaaactgtaaaccataatcagcaatattaaaataataaaaggcttgcaatatttcggttgatttgtaatgaatccagaatgtatgacatttttgtttttttaattgcattaaagaaaataaagaactttatcacaatattctaactttctgagacagtcctgtactacatactgcatactgcatacaccatactgcatactgcctATTACATACTAAATACTGCATACTGTATATAACATACTGCacactacatactacatactgtatataacatactgcatactacataatGCATACTATATAATGCATACTGCATACGACATTTTGGCAAAACATAGCTGTTGTGTACACTCCCGTTTTATATTCTTTGCTGTTGTCCTCCTGGAAATCTTCATGTTATCTTGTTATGCAAGTTATTATATGCAATCAGAATCAGTCCAGTTGGTTTCAGCGGGTCAGAGCCTTCAGGGAATAGGAATCGGGAAAGTAATCGGCAGCCGGTGCAGCGTAGTGACCCAGAAGAGCAAACAGAGAAACAAATCTGTCACTACGTTATCGTAACAATCGTCTGTCCACACTAGACCCCAACTCCAGCATATGCACGTTGAAACGGCATCTTCTGGAGATGTTAAAAACATTTCCAAGGATCTTGTTGGAGTAGCGTGCAGGCCGGATGTGAAGTGAAGACGCCTCGGTCTGCGAATGTTGAGGAACTACATTCAGCACCAGATTTGTGGTCCTTTAAGACGTCTCACGCCATGTTTGTCTCCAGCCATCTCCCAGAGAGACTACACCCAGTACTACCAGCACATCCTGAAGCAGGAGGAGCACATCCGCCAGGCCGTGCAGGAGTTCTTCAGCCAGCACATCCAGTACAAGTTCCCGGATGAAGACTGTGAGCATCACTGCTTCTTGTTTACTCccctctttttttgtgtgtgtgtgaagagtCATTAAATATTTACTGTTAAAAATGAGCTAATTTAGCGACGCAGGCAGAGATTAATGAAGGCAGGTTTTGCTGGATTGggtttttaatgtttaatttctagtttcattaaaactttgttGGAGTTTTTCGTGGCGTTGACGGATactctgcttttctttctttttttttcctgctttgcAGTCGTGTTTGACGTCTACAGAGACAGCCAGGTAAGTCGTCACCGAATCCGTTCACGGTGAGATTGCAGAAAAGCGCTTCCCGAGCTGCGCTGACGGGCCGTGCGTTCCCCGTGTTTTGCAGGGACGGGTCTGGCTCATCGACCTGAACCCCTTCGGCGAGGTCACGGACTCGCTGCTGTTCAGCTGGGACGAGCTGCTGTCAGGTGGAGAAATCACCCGGGACCATCAGGTCAGCAGCACCTCAATTAACCTCTTTTCCAACACgctttcttcatttcttttttcttcccttcccCTCCGGGACCTCGGCAAAGTCTCTGATTACCTCTGCTCCCGTGTAGGACGGCCCGTCTTTCCGCTACACCACCAGCGAGGTGACGGTGCAGCCCAGTCCCTGTCTGAGCTACAGAATCCCGCGCGACTTTGTGGACCTCTCCACCGGAGAAGACGCCTTCAAGCTCATCGACTTCCTCAAGCTGGTGGGTAGTTCACACGGTCAGCCGATCAGCAGTTATTGATCTGAACCGGGCCTCCgagttagggatgggcggtatggactaaaaaatgtatcacgataatttctggcatttatcctgataacgataaaaaaaaataccaatacaaaaagtgtcaacaggaatctttctttctttctttctttctttctttctttctttctttctttctttctttctttctttctttctttctttctttctttctttctttctttctttctttctttcaggctcatttctttctttctttctttcaggctcatttctttctttctttctttctttctttctttctttcaggctcctttctttctttctttctttctttctttcaggctcatttctttctttcaggctcatttctttc encodes the following:
- the cdc123 gene encoding cell division cycle protein 123 homolog; translation: MKKEQVANCQFSVWYPIFKKHTIKSLILPLPQNVIDYLLDDGTLVVSGSCCSFPNAPAAHTNNSGSEEEEDVQWSDDETTTTVTAPEFPEFTSKVLEAINALGGSVFPKLNWSAPRDANWIALNSSLQCFSLSDVFLLFKSSDFVTHDLTQPFLQCSDQDSPDPLINYELVLRKWSELIPGGEFRCFVKENKLIAISQRDYTQYYQHILKQEEHIRQAVQEFFSQHIQYKFPDEDFVFDVYRDSQGRVWLIDLNPFGEVTDSLLFSWDELLSGGEITRDHQDGPSFRYTTSEVTVQPSPCLSYRIPRDFVDLSTGEDAFKLIDFLKLKKSQQEESEDEEEEEETAPQ